Proteins from a genomic interval of Daphnia pulex isolate KAP4 chromosome 4, ASM2113471v1:
- the LOC124192709 gene encoding lactase-phlorizin hydrolase-like codes for MRAVFVLCLLSCSGYFSQGEFIEDTITYGSFPPGFIWAAATASYQVEGAWNVDGRTPSIWDTFVRTPGTIADQSTGDDACLSYYLYEQDVALLKSMGVSHYRFSISWSRVIPDGVGASNPLGIQYYKNLIAALKAAGIKPMVTLYHWDLPQVLEDQGGWQNPEIATWFEAYADLCFEQFGADVEYWITFNEPWCQSYLGYGSGSKAPGIKQSGTQDYIAAHNQLRSHAKAYRLYELKYKQTQKGKVGITLNISWAEPEDNSTSAAAAAERSLQFAGGWYANPIWGPNGDYPQVMVDLIGRKSTAAGLPQSRLPVFTEAEKIELKGSSDFFGLNFYSSEIVREELFDDTLVDYTTDKDAVAYQDKENWYGTASTWLRITPWGIRRMLNWIKERYNNPDVIITENGMSDRSGFLDDSMRIYFYKYYINNVLQAVQDGVNVIGYTAWSLMDNFEWERGYLERFGMHYVNFTDPARPRIPKASANYYARLIQKNGFGPEEICDSANVY; via the exons ATGCGGGCAGTCTTCGTCCTTTGTCTATTGAGCTGCTCTGGCTATTTCAGCCAGGGAGAGTTTATTGAAGACACCATCACTTACGGCTCGTTCCCCCCTGGCTTCATATGGGCCGCTGCCACGGCGTCTTATCAAGTAGAGGGTGCTTGGAATGtcgatg GTCGAACGCCCAGCATCTGGGATACTTTTGTTAGGACTCCTGGCACGATTGCTGATCAATCTACTGGAGACGATGCCTGTCTCAGCTACTATCTGTACGAGCAAGATGTTGCTTTGCTGAAATCTATGGGC GTGAGCCACTACCGATTCTCAATTTCCTGGTCCCGTGTCATCCCGGACGGAGTGGGTGCATCCAACCCTCTCGGCATTCAGTATTACAAGAACTTGATTGCTGCTCTTAAAGCTGCCGGAATTAAACCCATG GTGACGCTGTACCATTGGGATCTTCCACAAGTTCTAGAAGACCAAGGCGGTTGGCAGAATCCTGAAATCGCCACCTGGTTTGAAGCTTATGCCGATCTGTGCTTCGAACAATTTGGAGCAGAT GTAGAATACTGGATCAC TTTCAATGAGCCATGGTGCCAGTCTTATCTAG GGTATGGTTCTGGATCAAAAGCTCCGGGCATTAAACAATCGGGAACACAGGATTACATAGCCGCACACAACCAACTGCGCTCACACGCCAAAGCTTACCGGCTGTACGAGCTAAAGTACAAACAAACGCAAAAGG GAAAAGTGGGCATCACCTTGAATATTAGCTGGGCAGAACCTGAAGACAACAGTACATCGGCTGCGGCGGCAGCTGAACGTTCCTTGCAGTTTGCTGGTGGGTGGTACGCCAATCCCATCTGGGGCCCCAACGGAGACTACCCGCAAGTGATGGTTGATTTG ATCGGTCGGAAAAGCACAGCAGCAGGCCTCCCGCAATCCCGTCTCCCCGTTTTCACGGAGGCTGAGAAAATTGAACTCAAAGGTTCTTCCGATTTCTTCGGCCTGAACTTTTATTCTTCCGAAATCGTCAGGGAAGAATTGTTCGATGATACGTTGGTCGACTATACCACCGACAAAGACGCCGTCGCATACCAAGACAAGGAGAACTGGTATGG AACGGCATCGACTTGGCTTCGTATCACTCCGTGGGGTATCCGTCGCATGTTGAACTGGATTAAGGAGCGCTACAACAACCCTGATGTCATCATCACGGAGAACGGAATGAGTGACCGCAGTGGATTTTTGGATGACTCCATGAGAATTTATTTcta CAAGTATTACATCAACAACGTTCTTCAAG CCGTTCAGGATGGGGTTAACGTCATCGGCTACACAGCCTGGAGTTTGATGGACAACTTTGAGTGGGAGCGCGGCTACCT GGAGCGTTTTGGAATGCATTACGTAAACTTTACGGATCCCGCCAGGCCTCGCATTCCGAAAGCCTCGGCCAACTACTACGCCCGGCTCATCCAGAAGAACGGATTCGGCCCAGAAGAAATTTGCGATTCGGCCAACGTTTActga
- the LOC124192715 gene encoding E3 ubiquitin-protein ligase PPP1R11-like, translated as MAMASRSIEETQTSIQTETTSEKQEESTVVLTLKKPQTSKKVGWSQDTVDNEHLGRKKSKCCCVYKKPHKFGESSSESEEDECDHCSGHVEHKNSKEAT; from the exons ATGGCAATGGCTTCACGAAGCATAGAGGAAACCCAGACATCCATACAAACAGAAACCACATCTGAAAAACAGGAG gaaTCGACAGTGGTTCTAACTTTGAAGAAACCCCAGACGTCCAAGAAAGTGGGTTGGTCGCAGGACACGGTCGATAACGAACATCTAGGACGGAAGAAATCTAAAT GTTGTTGTGTGTACAAAAAGCCACACAAGTTTGGGGAGAGTTCTTCGGAGTCTGAAGAAGACGAGTGTGATCACTGCAGTGGCCATGTGGAGCACAAAAACTCCAAAGAAGCCACATAA
- the LOC124192711 gene encoding succinate--hydroxymethylglutarate CoA-transferase-like encodes MLSFVRMKLFQKALIKDPSKVRTRYSSTVSDALAGVKVLDLTRVLAGPYCTQILGDLGADILKVERLKVGDDTRSWGPPFVGNTSCYFISINRNKKSICIDLKSEEGKKIIEQLAMQSDVLVENYLPGKMEEYGLGYEDLKKINPQLIYCSITGYGSTGPYASRPGYDVIASSIGGLIHITGPEDGAPCKTGVALTDLATGLYAHGAIMAALFQRQKTNTGQRISANLLSTQVACLVNLGSNYLMAGQEAKRWGTAHESIVPYQAFPTSDGYVTVGGTNDRQFRELCSRICRSDLSSDPKYLTNALRVKHRSELVDEIGKTLATKTNSEWMELFRGAHFSYGPINSLSEVFADPQVQHNRMVQEIDHPSAGTLKLVGPPVEFSNSGNYIRLPPPELGQHTESVLQDRLGYSSVQIQQLRESGIIN; translated from the coding sequence ATGCTTTCTTTTGTTCGAATGAAGTTATTTCAAAAGGCATTGATAAAAGATCCATCAAAAGTGCGTACTAGGTACAGTTCAACAGTCAGTGATGCATTGGCAGGTGTAAAAGTATTGGATCTTACTCGTGTTTTAGCTGGCCCTTACTGTACACAAATCCTTGGTGATTTGGGGGCTGATATTTTGAAGGTTGAACGATTGAAGGTGGGGGATGACACAAGAAGCTGGGGACCTCCATTTGTTGGAAACACAAGTTGTTATTTCATCAGCATTAATCGGAATAAGAAAAGTATTTGCATTGACTTGAAATctgaagaaggaaagaaaatcattGAACAACTGGCAATGCAAAGTGATGTACTGGTTGAAAACTATTTACCAGGGAAAATGGAAGAATATGGCTTGGGATATgaagatttaaagaaaattaaccCACAACTTATTTACTGCTCAATCACTGGATATGGGAGCACTGGCCCTTATGCTTCTCGACCAGGTTACGACGTCATTGCATCTTCCATCGGCGGACTCATTCACATAACAGGGCCAGAAGATGGAGCTCCTTGTAAAACTGGGGTAGCTCTAACGGACTTGGCTACTGGTTTATACGCTCATGGAGCTATAATGGCAGCTTTGTTCCAACGACAGAAAACCAACACTGGCCAGCGAATAAGCGCAAATTTGCTCTCAACTCAAGTCGCTTGTTTGGTGAATCTTGGATCCAACTATCTAATGGCTGGACAAGAAGCTAAGCGTTGGGGCACAGCACATGAAAGCATTGTGCCTTACCAGGCATTTCCAACATCCGACGGCTACGTAACAGTTGGCGGAACTAACGATCGCCAATTTCGTGAACTTTGTTCGAGAATCTGCCGAAGCGATTTGTCTTCCGATCCAAAATACCTGACGAATGCATTGCGAGTCAAACATAGAAGTGAACTCGTTGACGAAATTGGTAAAACTCTGGCAACCAAAACGAACTCAGAGTGGATGGAACTCTTTCGTGGTGCGCATTTTTCGTATGGCCCCATTAACTCATTATCTGAGGTCTTTGCTGATCCTCAAGTGCAACATAACCGTATGGTACAGGAAATTGACCATCCTTCAGCCGGTACTCTTAAACTTGTCGGCCCACCAGTCGAGTTTAGCAATTCAGGCAACTATATTCGACTTCCTCCTCCAGAATTGGGCCAACACACTGAATCCGTGCTTCAGGATCGATTGGGTTATTCTTCAGTGCAGATACAGCAACTCAGAGAAAGTGGCATTATAAATTAG
- the LOC124192710 gene encoding MKI67 FHA domain-interacting nucleolar phosphoprotein-like, with protein MTDVVQEIKKSEKKKKTDVKKTAVKKNAVKKTAVKSTKSDATLLKDAKKRIMSRQKKTKKDSKKEGKVKVKTTKKNPKKRGVVYLGHIPHGFYEEELRGFFSQFGEVSRVKVSRSSKTGKSKGYAFIEFAFNDVAKIVAETMNNYLMFERLVKAQYIPPEKVHSNTFPIRFMTPECYPALVRRNRVLSKQDKPVTEVNKKKHRSRIQFKISRAVSGLKELGIDHHPQIYDPEVGELQNESISLTNDDEVPQLVAIQPSTTTENKPSKKVGKALKKDNVKVKPTTDSTPTKPTNVTADAVSVAVQPTTPEKTSPKITRNQRKALLKKNKDNAVEVKPTKDSSPAAPTEAEKVLKLDQKASPKANNGSNTKESPKGKRKSLAVTETNPAASVAVSQSPSKRSKLTTPAKADNTPSKKDSKVSAKPSPQPAKTSEKAKPKTLEKATAPSKLPVLRSVKGKKSV; from the exons atgactGACGTTGTCCAGGAAATCAAGAaatcggagaagaagaagaaaaccgatGTTAAAAAGACCGCTGTCAAGAAAAACGCTGTCAAGAAAACCGCTGTAAAATCTACCAAATCTGATGCGACTTTGTTGAAAGAtgctaaaaaaagaataatgagTCGCCAG AAAAAGACCAAGAAAGATTctaagaaagaaggaaaggttAAAGTCAAAACTACAAAGAAAAACCCCAAGAAACGTGGAGTTGTCTACCTTGGTCATATTCCCCATGGTTTTTatgaagaagaattaagaGGTTTCTTTTCACAGTTTGGGGAAGTTTCTCGAGTTAAAGTCTCAAGGAGTTCCAAA ACAGGGAAAAGCAAAGGATATGCTTTCATCGAATTTGCCTTCAATGATGTTGCTAAAATTGTTGCGGAAACTATGAACAACTATCTCATGTTTGAAAGGCTTGTAAAAG CCCAGTATATTCCACCAGAGAAGGTTCATTCCAATACGTTTCCCATTCGCTTCATGACTCCCGAATGTTATCCAGCACTTGTGCGAAGGAATCGTGTTTTGTCAAAACAAGATAAGCCCGTAACTGaagttaacaaaaagaagCACAGAAGCCGCatccaatttaaaataagCCGAGCTGTCAGTGGGCTTAAGGAACTAGGTATTGACCACCATCCTCAAATCTACGACCCAGAAGTCGGTGAGCTCCAGAATGAAAGCATTTCTCTCACTAATGACGATGAAGTTCCTCAGCTGGTTGCAATTCAGCCTAGTACTACTACTGAGAATAAACCATCAAAGAAAGTGGGAAAGGCGCTCAAGAAGGACAACGTCAAAGTGAAACCAACCACAGATTCCACACCCACGAAACCGACTAATGTTACAGCAGATGCCGTCTCAGTTGCCGTTCAACCAACTACACCAGAAAAAACATCGCCCAAAATAACGCGTAATCAACGTAAAGCTCTcctgaaaaagaacaaagataATGCTGTTGAGGTGAAGCCTACAAAAGATTCCTCACCGGCCGCCCCGACTGAAGCAGAAAAAGTCCTCAAGTTAGACCAGAAAGCATCGCCCAAAGCGAACAATGGAAGCAATACTAAGGAATcgccaaaagggaaaaggaaaagcttAGCAGTAACTGAAACCAATCCAGCAGCAAGTGTTGCGGTATCGCAATCGCCAAGCAAACGTTCGAAATTAACTACTCCTGCTAAAGCTGATAACACACCTTCGAAGAAGGATTCTAAAGTGTCAGCCAAGCCTTCTCCTCAACCCGCTAAAACATCTGAAAAAGCCAAGCCCAAGACTTTGGAAAAAGCTACTGCTCCATCAAAATTACCCGTACTACGTTCCGTTAAAGGGAAAAAGTCTGTTTGA